Proteins from a genomic interval of Kribbella aluminosa:
- a CDS encoding MBL fold metallo-hydrolase codes for MSWTELGDRTWVRRYDEWDLNVGLVVGADGALVIDTRATAEEAEQLRDHIRELTGLPVKWVVNTHAHFDHVVGNSVFTDAEVYLHENAATEQNLAGTTFAAAKVVDLGDRRVELLHVGNGHTSGDTVVAVPDVEVFFVGDLLEESAPPSYGEDSFPLEWPDTIQAVVGMMPLGVRIVPGHGAVVDLEFARDQAIELGRVANTISTLHHAGTSLDDALEHTEDWPWPVDKLQDAIRRGYAALGTPKRPSLPLLGPG; via the coding sequence ATGAGTTGGACGGAGCTCGGCGACCGTACGTGGGTTCGCCGGTACGACGAATGGGACCTGAACGTCGGCCTGGTCGTCGGCGCGGACGGCGCCCTGGTGATCGACACCCGCGCGACCGCCGAGGAGGCCGAGCAGCTCCGCGACCACATCCGCGAGCTCACCGGCCTCCCGGTGAAGTGGGTCGTCAACACCCACGCGCACTTCGACCACGTGGTCGGCAACAGCGTCTTCACCGACGCGGAGGTCTACCTGCACGAGAACGCCGCCACCGAGCAGAACCTCGCCGGTACGACGTTCGCCGCCGCGAAGGTGGTCGACCTCGGCGACCGCCGCGTCGAGCTGCTGCACGTCGGCAACGGGCACACCTCCGGCGACACGGTGGTCGCCGTACCGGATGTCGAGGTGTTCTTCGTCGGCGACCTGCTCGAGGAGTCGGCGCCGCCGTCGTACGGCGAGGACTCGTTCCCGCTCGAATGGCCGGACACCATCCAGGCCGTGGTCGGGATGATGCCGCTGGGCGTGCGGATCGTCCCCGGCCACGGCGCCGTCGTCGACCTCGAGTTCGCCCGCGACCAGGCGATCGAGCTCGGCAGGGTCGCGAACACGATCTCGACGCTGCACCACGCCGGTACGTCGCTGGACGACGCGCTCGAGCACACCGAGGACTGGCCGTGGCCGGTCGACAAACTCCAGGACGCGATCCGCCGCGGCTACGCGGCCCTCGGCACACCGAAACGCCCGAGCCTCCCGCTCCTCGGCCCCGGATAA
- a CDS encoding ThuA domain-containing protein, producing MTTRRAVVVRGGWEGHSPVEATDLFIPYLEANGFEVTVSDSTAAYLELDGVDLVLQCVTMSEIEPEHFKGLEAAIRRGTGFAGWHGGIADSFRKNVDYSFITGGQFISHPHGFTDYRVDIIADHPIVDGITHFDVHTEQYYIHYDPTNTVLATTTFQSHPDYPWIEGAVMPAIWTRTWGEGNVFVCTVGHKLDDLETPEVRTIIERGLLWASK from the coding sequence GTGACGACACGACGTGCGGTTGTGGTCCGGGGTGGCTGGGAAGGGCACTCCCCGGTCGAGGCGACCGATCTGTTCATCCCGTACCTGGAGGCGAACGGGTTCGAGGTGACGGTCTCCGACTCGACCGCGGCGTACCTCGAACTCGACGGCGTCGACCTGGTGCTGCAGTGCGTGACGATGAGCGAGATCGAGCCCGAGCACTTCAAGGGCCTGGAGGCGGCGATCCGGCGCGGTACCGGGTTCGCCGGCTGGCACGGCGGGATCGCGGACTCGTTCCGCAAGAACGTCGACTACAGCTTCATCACCGGCGGGCAGTTCATCTCGCACCCGCACGGCTTCACCGACTACCGCGTCGACATAATTGCCGACCATCCGATTGTCGACGGCATCACGCACTTCGACGTGCACACCGAGCAGTACTACATCCACTACGACCCGACGAACACCGTGCTCGCCACGACGACGTTCCAGTCGCACCCGGACTACCCGTGGATCGAGGGCGCCGTGATGCCGGCGATCTGGACCCGTACCTGGGGTGAGGGCAACGTCTTCGTCTGCACGGTCGGGCACAAGCTGGACGATCTGGAGACACCCGAGGTACGGACGATCATCGAGCGGGGGCTGCTGTGGGCGAGCAAGTGA
- a CDS encoding EF-Tu/IF-2/RF-3 family GTPase, whose product MGWKFWKRSNPMDPQELLARGHAQPNSFPERPQDTLPVGSFGMTVEDVFSIAGRGTVVTGRVRTGTVSVGEQVLISRAGQPLLQVEVTGVEMFRKIVQTAKPGDNVGLLLRGVKRDQVARGDVLGK is encoded by the coding sequence ATGGGCTGGAAGTTCTGGAAGCGGTCGAATCCGATGGATCCGCAGGAGCTGCTGGCGCGTGGGCACGCGCAGCCGAACAGCTTTCCCGAGCGGCCGCAGGACACCCTGCCGGTGGGGTCGTTCGGGATGACGGTCGAGGACGTGTTCTCGATCGCCGGACGCGGGACCGTGGTCACCGGGCGGGTGCGGACCGGGACGGTCTCGGTCGGCGAGCAGGTGCTGATCAGCCGCGCCGGGCAGCCGCTCCTGCAGGTCGAGGTGACCGGCGTCGAGATGTTCCGCAAGATCGTGCAGACCGCGAAGCCCGGCGACAACGTGGGCCTGCTGCTCCGCGGCGTCAAGCGGGACCAGGTCGCGAGGGGCGACGTACTCGGCAAATAA